In Melanotaenia boesemani isolate fMelBoe1 chromosome 16, fMelBoe1.pri, whole genome shotgun sequence, the following proteins share a genomic window:
- the crtac1b gene encoding cartilage acidic protein 1, with product MRMLWLLFFLPACSLAQRSEPMFTAITKTVLPPDYEHNPTQLNYGVAVTDVDGDGDLEIFVAGYNGPNLVLKYDKQRKRLVNIAVDDRSSPFYALRDRQGNAIGVTACDIDGDGREEIYVLNTNNAFRGPATYSDKLFKFRNGRFEDLLSDDINEHRDVANPMAGRSVACVDRKGTGRYAIYIANYASGKVGPHALIEMDEAASDLSQGVVVLSNVAEQSGVNKLTGGRGVVVGPIVSQTLSDVFCDNEYGSNFLFRNNGDGTFIDVAQQAGVEDPMQHGRGVALADFNRDGRTDIVYGNWNGPHRLYIQQNSRKQKFKDIASQKFSMPSPVRTVIAADFDNDNELEVFFNNIAYRGPSANRLFRVSRREHGDPQIEELNIGDAAEPDGRGTGAVATDFDGDGHLELLVSHGESAAQPLSVYKVNQGLTNSWLRVIPRTKFGAFARGAKVVVYTKKSGPHTRIIDGGSGYLCEMEPVAHFGLGKDVATNVEVYWPDGRSIARPLEPSEINSVLEIHYPRDEEEVTPTVEIECGHGFALNENGRCTDKDECTQFPSVCTSDRPVCTNTYGSYKCRAKRRCNQGFEPNDDGSACVAQVAYFGGTQSSGERNAFCILSFSFLPLISTHLQMGLL from the exons GCGATCAGAGCCCATGTTTACGGCCATAACCAAGACCGTCCTTCCTCCGGACTATGAACACAACCCCACCCAGCTCAACTATGGCGTGGCTGTCACTGATGTGGATGGGGACGGAGACCTGGAGATATTTGTTGCTGG CTACAATGGCCCTAACCTGGTGCTGAAATATGACAAGCAGAGGAAAAGGCTTGTCAACATTGCCGTTGATGACCGTAGCTCCCCATTCTATGCCCTGAGAGACCGACAAGGCAACGCCATCGGAGTTACAGCATGCGACATAGATGGGGATGGACGGGAGGAGATTTATGTCCTTAACACCAATAACGCCTTCCGTG GTCCAGCAACGTATTCTGACAAGTTATTCAAGTTTCGTAACGGACGCTTTGAGGATCTGCTGAGCGATGACATCAATGAGCATCGAGATGTAGCCAACCCAATGGCTGGGCGCTCAGTGGCCTGCGTGGACAGAAAG GGAACTGGGCGTTATGCTATCTACATTGCTAACTACGCCAGTGGAAAAGTGGGGCCTCATGCTCTCATTGAAATGGATGAGGCAGCGAGTGACCTTTCACAGGGCGTTGTTGTTCTCTCCAACGTGGCGGAGCAATCTGGAGTCAACAAGTTAACTG GGGGGAGAGGTGTCGTAGTGGGACCCATTGTCAGTCAGACTCTATCGGATGTCTTCTGTGACAATGAATATGGCTCCAACTTCCTGTTCAGGAACAACGGAGATGGAACATTCATTGATGTGGCACAGCAGGCCG gTGTGGAAGACCCCATGCAGCATGGCAGAGGGGTGGCTCTGGCAGACTTCAATCGGGATGGTAGGACGGACATTGTATACGGGAACTGGAATGGACCTCATCGCCTGTACATCCAGCAGAATAGCCGCAAGCAGAAATTCAAG GACATAGCCTCCCAGAAGTTTTCCATGCCATCCCCCGTCCGAACCGTCATTGCTGCAGACTTTGACAATGACAACGAGCTGGAGGTTTTCTTCAACAATATCGCCTACAGAGGCCCCTCCGCCAACAGACTTTTCAg AGTCAGCAGGAGAGAACATGGTGACCCCCAGATTGAAGAGTTAAATATTGGGGATGCTGCAGAGCCTGACGGACGAGGAACTG GAGCTGTTGCCACAGATTTTGATGGTGACGGGCATCTGGAGCTATTAGTGTCTCACGGTGAAAGTGCAGCTCAGCCGCTCTCTGTTTACAAAGTCAACCAG GGCCTCACTAACTCATGGCTACGGGTGATTCCTCGGACAAAGTTTGGTGCTTTTGCCAGAGGAGCTAAAGTGGTGGTGTATACAAAGAAGAGTGGCCCACACACACGGATTATAGATGGTGGTTCAGGGTACCTATGTGAGATGGAGCCTGTCGCCCACTTTGGCCTTG GTAAGGATGTGGCCACCAATGTTGAGGTCTACTGGCCAGATGGCCGCTCAATAGCCCGGCCCCTGGAGCCTTCAGAGATCAACTCAGTACTGGAGATCCATTATCcaagagatgaagaggaagtCACTCCCACTGTGGAAATAGAG TGTGGCCACGGCTTTGCTCTGAATGAAAATGGCCGTTGCACAG ATAAAGATGAGTGTACCCAGTTCCCCTCTGTGTGCACCTCTGACCGCCCTGTCTGCACCAACACTTATGGCAGCTATAAGTGCCGCGCCAAGAGGAGATGCAACCAGGGCTTTGAGCCCAATGATGATGGGTCAGCCTGTGTGG CCCAAGTAGCTTACTTTGGGGGAACACAGTCTTCTGGGGAACGTAATGCTTTCtgcattctttctttctcttttttaccaCTCATCTCTACACATCTGCAGATGGGACTGCTGTAG